A DNA window from Solanum lycopersicum chromosome 3, SLM_r2.1 contains the following coding sequences:
- the LOC101247498 gene encoding uncharacterized protein isoform X2 — protein sequence MGSISGNMLNTVSPEVAKSIDLELSWKSVTKKRRSRRTVARRLNEGMKMNRSPKRVGDFSGSGSDKIHGAGSWSSDKAEHVPIKKRRNLVQTSSAQSRNPSIDCEDSLSPQSRLATPMPSEDSDQISIYSHSSDHWSSDPRSRGRALRFDRKAARKVGLSDKLVDAKSSKIATRKLYNSEDFLGIVLLADAACTNYKDGDLDNAKEAHAMVACAAPGGFVGSTPHPKDISALKELADPGRGDMMHGSNMESSTVNESAVALKSFADFKEPSVVSRPVSPKVDRIHWDLNTSIETWVQPPKDSSVENAFANGLDDGAQNERHIIEICDKKGGFEYCKPISGPADQNATVYEFAEVCKLESVSVNAGEFGNIVSHSTKALDSLSAQRETFDELVTGDAPLADSSLVKSENASCMLVSNGLITNASDGLVLTQIRESSVKAAGFNKAALSEVPYPAKPDCENASNKYIDCSDPITSEVSDTSILNVMDVESSDSNPHDNILAIDSQMQLEGNEVISKFSDNLTSNQVEKCTTSGKDSSKSCNEGLQIDDTSQFARSALAFEESHNSDISHEDHGQLISREHVTRTEAGYDSPFEDGELRGSIMYSLEDNEIKDGEDECVDYASEGRVDLDFDASDYPSSEMVEAGSDGSQSTEKRISSTSRAGVDFVKSGSAKNFIKRHFNREDNSIGDSGGKKGLGPGSGSRSRSTALRFNDKIGRKEDAFRKAHTSDRMAAYEFRGSYTGEISSKANRGKLQSRIEGPLHLGAADGNSAARKYQNRPHNLIGCYNKPVREVSPDKFVGRYRSGYNSQDKRATNGQWNSSNSRDCYPNAYRDPESDNYSRHRNFANSADKLGGFSSRDHQQSINFPSEGARRPPLRRRSSVERDDYYDVHRRMVAVRGAYRSRNGAESISERVARGAREEGYEFMPGDVRVPHYVPPRGERTGSPASSRVARIPLLRRRSRSRSRTPSPYSWHTQRERDLNSRRRHSRSPDIRSDARMSRTRMPFRKHGFTANYGKDFSSPTRGHCPPERSSRWIDERSFADENSKNRWSRKNN from the exons ATGGGATCCATATCTGGCAACATGCTTAATACTGTAAGTCCGGAAGTTGCAAAGTCTATAGATCTTGAGCTGAGTTGGAAGTCTGTGACAAAGAAAAGGCGGTCTAGGAGGACAGTTGCTAGACGCCTCAATGAGGGTATGAAGATGAACAGAAGTCCCAAGAGGGTTGGAGATTTTTCAGGCTCAGGTTCTGACAAG ATTCATGGAGCTGGCAGTTGGTCTTCTGATAAAGCTGAACATGTTCCAATTAAGAAAAGAAGGAATTTGGTTCAAACTTCGTCGGCGCAATCTCGAAATCCATCTATTGACTGTGAAGATTCACTATCACCTCAATCTCGTCTAGCAACTCCTATGCCATCAGAAGACTCCGACCAAATTTCGATTTATAGCCATTCATCTGATCATTGGAGTTCAGACCCACGTTCTAGAGGACGTGCATTGAGATTTGACAGAAAGGCAGCCCGCAAAGTTGGTCTTAGTGATAAATTAGTAGATGCTAAAAGTTCTAAGATTGCTACTCGGAAACTTTACAATTCAGAAGACTTCTTGGGAATTGTGCTTTTAGCTGATGCTGCTTGCACTAATTACAAGGATGGTGACCTTGATAATGCAAAGGAAGCACATGCTATGGTTGCATGTGCAGCACCAGGGGGATTTGTTGGGTCTACTCCTCATCCGAAGGACATATCAGCCCTGAAGGAGTTGGCGGATCCTGGTAGAGGAGATATGATGCATGGAAGCAACATGGAGTCCTCCACTGTTAATGAATCGGCTGTTGCTCTTAAAAGTTTTGCTGACTTTAAAGAACCTTCAGTTGTAAGTAGACCAGTGTCACCAAAGGTCGACAGAATACACTGGGATCTCAACACTTCAATTGAAACATGGGTGCAACCTCCCAAGGATTCTTCTGTGGAAAATGCCTTTGCCAATGGCTTAGATGATGGAGCACAGAATGAGAGACACATAATAGAAATTTgtgataaaaaggggggtttcgaATACTGTAAACCCATTTCTGGGCCTGCTGATCAAAATGCAACAGTTTATGAGTTTGCTGAAGTATGCAAGCTTGAATCAGTCTCAGTTAATGCTGGTGAGTTTGGAAACATTGTTAGCCATTCTACCAAAGCCTTGGACTCTTTATCTGCGCAAAGAGAAACATTTGATGAACTTGTCACTGGAGATGCACCATTAGCTGATTCTTCTTTAGTTAAATCAGAGAATGCTTCATGCATGCTTGTTTCAAATGGATTAATTACGAATGCTTCTGATGGCCTAGTTTTGACACAGATTAGAGAGTCTTCTGTAAAGGCTGCAGGATTTAATAAAGCTGCTTTATCTGAGGTCCCATACCCAGCAAAGCCTGATTGTGAGAACGCCTCTAATAAATACATTGACTGTAGTGATCCTATAACCAGTGAAGTTTCTGATACTAGTATTTTGAATGTCATGGATGTTGAAAGTTCTGATAGTAATCCACATGACAACATTTTAGCTATTGATTCTCAAATGCAGTTAGAAGGGAATGAAGTAATTTCTAAGTTCAGTGATAACTTAACATCTAATCAAGTGGAAAAATGCACAACTTCTGGGAAGGACTCCTCAAAAAGCTGTAATGAGGGATTGCAGATCGATGACACTAGTCAATTTGCAAGGAGTGCTTTGGCTTTTGAAGAAAGCCATAATTCTGATATATCTCATGAAGATCATGGTCAACTTATTAGTCGAGAGCATGTGACTAGAACTGAGGCTGGCTATGATTCTCCATTTGAGGACGGAGAACTAAGGGGATCAATTATGTATTCTTTGGAGGACAATGAAATTAAGGATGGTGAAGATGAATGTGTTGATTATGCTTCAGAAGGTAGAGTTGACTTGGATTTTGATGCCAGTGATTACCCATCCTCTGAAATGGTTGAAGCAGGTTCTGATGGTTCACAAAGTACAGAAAAAAGAATCTCGTCAACCAGCAGAGCAGGAGTAGATTTTGTGAAGAGTGGATCTGCAAAAAACTTTATAAAGAGGCATTTCAACAGGGAGGACAATAGCATTGGTGATAGTGGTGGAAAGAAAGGGTTGGGTCCTGGATCTGGATCTAGATCTAGATCTACAGCTCTAAGGTTCAATGATAAGATTGGAAGAAAAGAAGATGCTTTTAGAAAAGCGCATACATCTGATCGCATGGCAGCATATGAATTCAGAGGGTCATACACGGGGGAAATTAGTTCAAAGGCAAACAGAGGGAAGCTACAGTCACGTATTGAAGGACCCCTACATTTGGGTGCGGCAGATGGGAATAGCGCTGCACGGAAGTACCAAAATAG GCCCCATAACCTTATTGGTTGTTACAATAAGCCTGTAAGAGAAGTTAGTCCAGATAAATTCGTTGGTAGATATCGGTCTGGTTATAATTCACAAGACAAAAGGGCAACGAATGGCCAGTGGAATAGCTCGAATTCAAGAGATTGCTACCCAAATGCTTATCGTGACCCTGAGAGTGATAACTACTCAAGGCATCGCAATTTTGCAAATTCTGCTGACAAGTTAGGTGGGTTTAGCTCTCGAGATCATCAGCAATCAATAAATTTTCCCTCAGAAGGTGCGCGCAGGCCACCTTTGAGGAGGAGATCATCCGTTGAAAGGGATGACTATTATGATGTTCATAGGAGGATGGTAGCAGTGAGAGGAGCCTACCGGAGCCGCAATGGTGCTGAAAGTATCTCTGAGAGGGTTGCAAGAGGTGCAAGGGAAGAAGGGTATGAGTTTATGCCTGGTGATGTACGCGTGCCTCATTATGTACCCCCCAGAGGAGAAAGAACTGGTTCTCCAGCTTCAAGTAGAGTAGCTCGTATTCCACTGCTGAGGAGGAGATCTCGTTCAAGATCTAGAACACCTTCTCCCTATTCGTGGCATACACAGAGAGAACGAGACCTCAACAGCAGAAGAAGGCATAGTAGATCTCCGGATATAAGGTCTGATGCCAGAATGAGTCGAACGAGAATGCCCTTTCGGAAACATGGTTTTACAGCCAATTATGGTAAAGATTTCTCATCTCCAACAAGAGGCCACTGCCCTCCTGAACGAAGTTCTAGATGGATAGATGAGAGAAGTTTTGCAGATGAAAATTCAAAGAACAGGTGGTCTCGTAAAAATAATTAG
- the LOC101247498 gene encoding uncharacterized protein isoform X1 has protein sequence MGSISGNMLNTVSPEVAKSIDLELSWKSVTKKRRSRRTVARRLNEGMKMNRSPKRVGDFSGSGSDKQIHGAGSWSSDKAEHVPIKKRRNLVQTSSAQSRNPSIDCEDSLSPQSRLATPMPSEDSDQISIYSHSSDHWSSDPRSRGRALRFDRKAARKVGLSDKLVDAKSSKIATRKLYNSEDFLGIVLLADAACTNYKDGDLDNAKEAHAMVACAAPGGFVGSTPHPKDISALKELADPGRGDMMHGSNMESSTVNESAVALKSFADFKEPSVVSRPVSPKVDRIHWDLNTSIETWVQPPKDSSVENAFANGLDDGAQNERHIIEICDKKGGFEYCKPISGPADQNATVYEFAEVCKLESVSVNAGEFGNIVSHSTKALDSLSAQRETFDELVTGDAPLADSSLVKSENASCMLVSNGLITNASDGLVLTQIRESSVKAAGFNKAALSEVPYPAKPDCENASNKYIDCSDPITSEVSDTSILNVMDVESSDSNPHDNILAIDSQMQLEGNEVISKFSDNLTSNQVEKCTTSGKDSSKSCNEGLQIDDTSQFARSALAFEESHNSDISHEDHGQLISREHVTRTEAGYDSPFEDGELRGSIMYSLEDNEIKDGEDECVDYASEGRVDLDFDASDYPSSEMVEAGSDGSQSTEKRISSTSRAGVDFVKSGSAKNFIKRHFNREDNSIGDSGGKKGLGPGSGSRSRSTALRFNDKIGRKEDAFRKAHTSDRMAAYEFRGSYTGEISSKANRGKLQSRIEGPLHLGAADGNSAARKYQNRPHNLIGCYNKPVREVSPDKFVGRYRSGYNSQDKRATNGQWNSSNSRDCYPNAYRDPESDNYSRHRNFANSADKLGGFSSRDHQQSINFPSEGARRPPLRRRSSVERDDYYDVHRRMVAVRGAYRSRNGAESISERVARGAREEGYEFMPGDVRVPHYVPPRGERTGSPASSRVARIPLLRRRSRSRSRTPSPYSWHTQRERDLNSRRRHSRSPDIRSDARMSRTRMPFRKHGFTANYGKDFSSPTRGHCPPERSSRWIDERSFADENSKNRWSRKNN, from the exons ATGGGATCCATATCTGGCAACATGCTTAATACTGTAAGTCCGGAAGTTGCAAAGTCTATAGATCTTGAGCTGAGTTGGAAGTCTGTGACAAAGAAAAGGCGGTCTAGGAGGACAGTTGCTAGACGCCTCAATGAGGGTATGAAGATGAACAGAAGTCCCAAGAGGGTTGGAGATTTTTCAGGCTCAGGTTCTGACAAG CAGATTCATGGAGCTGGCAGTTGGTCTTCTGATAAAGCTGAACATGTTCCAATTAAGAAAAGAAGGAATTTGGTTCAAACTTCGTCGGCGCAATCTCGAAATCCATCTATTGACTGTGAAGATTCACTATCACCTCAATCTCGTCTAGCAACTCCTATGCCATCAGAAGACTCCGACCAAATTTCGATTTATAGCCATTCATCTGATCATTGGAGTTCAGACCCACGTTCTAGAGGACGTGCATTGAGATTTGACAGAAAGGCAGCCCGCAAAGTTGGTCTTAGTGATAAATTAGTAGATGCTAAAAGTTCTAAGATTGCTACTCGGAAACTTTACAATTCAGAAGACTTCTTGGGAATTGTGCTTTTAGCTGATGCTGCTTGCACTAATTACAAGGATGGTGACCTTGATAATGCAAAGGAAGCACATGCTATGGTTGCATGTGCAGCACCAGGGGGATTTGTTGGGTCTACTCCTCATCCGAAGGACATATCAGCCCTGAAGGAGTTGGCGGATCCTGGTAGAGGAGATATGATGCATGGAAGCAACATGGAGTCCTCCACTGTTAATGAATCGGCTGTTGCTCTTAAAAGTTTTGCTGACTTTAAAGAACCTTCAGTTGTAAGTAGACCAGTGTCACCAAAGGTCGACAGAATACACTGGGATCTCAACACTTCAATTGAAACATGGGTGCAACCTCCCAAGGATTCTTCTGTGGAAAATGCCTTTGCCAATGGCTTAGATGATGGAGCACAGAATGAGAGACACATAATAGAAATTTgtgataaaaaggggggtttcgaATACTGTAAACCCATTTCTGGGCCTGCTGATCAAAATGCAACAGTTTATGAGTTTGCTGAAGTATGCAAGCTTGAATCAGTCTCAGTTAATGCTGGTGAGTTTGGAAACATTGTTAGCCATTCTACCAAAGCCTTGGACTCTTTATCTGCGCAAAGAGAAACATTTGATGAACTTGTCACTGGAGATGCACCATTAGCTGATTCTTCTTTAGTTAAATCAGAGAATGCTTCATGCATGCTTGTTTCAAATGGATTAATTACGAATGCTTCTGATGGCCTAGTTTTGACACAGATTAGAGAGTCTTCTGTAAAGGCTGCAGGATTTAATAAAGCTGCTTTATCTGAGGTCCCATACCCAGCAAAGCCTGATTGTGAGAACGCCTCTAATAAATACATTGACTGTAGTGATCCTATAACCAGTGAAGTTTCTGATACTAGTATTTTGAATGTCATGGATGTTGAAAGTTCTGATAGTAATCCACATGACAACATTTTAGCTATTGATTCTCAAATGCAGTTAGAAGGGAATGAAGTAATTTCTAAGTTCAGTGATAACTTAACATCTAATCAAGTGGAAAAATGCACAACTTCTGGGAAGGACTCCTCAAAAAGCTGTAATGAGGGATTGCAGATCGATGACACTAGTCAATTTGCAAGGAGTGCTTTGGCTTTTGAAGAAAGCCATAATTCTGATATATCTCATGAAGATCATGGTCAACTTATTAGTCGAGAGCATGTGACTAGAACTGAGGCTGGCTATGATTCTCCATTTGAGGACGGAGAACTAAGGGGATCAATTATGTATTCTTTGGAGGACAATGAAATTAAGGATGGTGAAGATGAATGTGTTGATTATGCTTCAGAAGGTAGAGTTGACTTGGATTTTGATGCCAGTGATTACCCATCCTCTGAAATGGTTGAAGCAGGTTCTGATGGTTCACAAAGTACAGAAAAAAGAATCTCGTCAACCAGCAGAGCAGGAGTAGATTTTGTGAAGAGTGGATCTGCAAAAAACTTTATAAAGAGGCATTTCAACAGGGAGGACAATAGCATTGGTGATAGTGGTGGAAAGAAAGGGTTGGGTCCTGGATCTGGATCTAGATCTAGATCTACAGCTCTAAGGTTCAATGATAAGATTGGAAGAAAAGAAGATGCTTTTAGAAAAGCGCATACATCTGATCGCATGGCAGCATATGAATTCAGAGGGTCATACACGGGGGAAATTAGTTCAAAGGCAAACAGAGGGAAGCTACAGTCACGTATTGAAGGACCCCTACATTTGGGTGCGGCAGATGGGAATAGCGCTGCACGGAAGTACCAAAATAG GCCCCATAACCTTATTGGTTGTTACAATAAGCCTGTAAGAGAAGTTAGTCCAGATAAATTCGTTGGTAGATATCGGTCTGGTTATAATTCACAAGACAAAAGGGCAACGAATGGCCAGTGGAATAGCTCGAATTCAAGAGATTGCTACCCAAATGCTTATCGTGACCCTGAGAGTGATAACTACTCAAGGCATCGCAATTTTGCAAATTCTGCTGACAAGTTAGGTGGGTTTAGCTCTCGAGATCATCAGCAATCAATAAATTTTCCCTCAGAAGGTGCGCGCAGGCCACCTTTGAGGAGGAGATCATCCGTTGAAAGGGATGACTATTATGATGTTCATAGGAGGATGGTAGCAGTGAGAGGAGCCTACCGGAGCCGCAATGGTGCTGAAAGTATCTCTGAGAGGGTTGCAAGAGGTGCAAGGGAAGAAGGGTATGAGTTTATGCCTGGTGATGTACGCGTGCCTCATTATGTACCCCCCAGAGGAGAAAGAACTGGTTCTCCAGCTTCAAGTAGAGTAGCTCGTATTCCACTGCTGAGGAGGAGATCTCGTTCAAGATCTAGAACACCTTCTCCCTATTCGTGGCATACACAGAGAGAACGAGACCTCAACAGCAGAAGAAGGCATAGTAGATCTCCGGATATAAGGTCTGATGCCAGAATGAGTCGAACGAGAATGCCCTTTCGGAAACATGGTTTTACAGCCAATTATGGTAAAGATTTCTCATCTCCAACAAGAGGCCACTGCCCTCCTGAACGAAGTTCTAGATGGATAGATGAGAGAAGTTTTGCAGATGAAAATTCAAAGAACAGGTGGTCTCGTAAAAATAATTAG
- the LOC101263287 gene encoding uncharacterized protein has product MAMLQDQNINIHFDGASLFGKNETSKALKKGGGLGGRKALNDISNSAKPSSLQASKKNSTSVISIGKDLNATKNKFIAGTKDNLAKVPDKGGRKALTDLTNSSKPSAKQGSKKGFDKKWSAAAAANIPTSIAEEQFLHDHKECIKAQRKVIDMDFFLKEVGLDNDIPVQPLASPHASKLLMKSMSLTYQLETPVKKHFEVDEMSELLMCDQDPQCDKMGTCGGDSSPSLGSPISPKLSYMSWKDVSDPCFTLTSSPDRQKY; this is encoded by the exons ATGGCTATGCTTCAGGATCAGAATATCAATATACATTTTGATG GTGCTTCTTTGTTTGGAAAGAATGAAACTTCCAAAGCCCTGAAGAAAGGAGGAGGACTTGGCGGAAGAAAAGCACTTAATGACATCTCCAACTCAGCAAAGCCTTCTTCTCTGCAGGCATCAAAGAAAAACTCCACAAGTGTTATTTCCATCGGGAAAGATCTTAATGCCACCAAAAACAAATTTATTGCTGGGACAAAGGATAACCTTGCTAAAGTACCTGACAAGGGTGGCAGGAAAGCTCTCACTGATCTTACAAACTCAAGCAAGCCATCAGCAAAGCAGGGGTCCAAGAAGGGATTTGATAAGAAATGGAGTGCTGCTGCAGCAGCAAATATTCCAACTTCTATAGCTGAAGAACAATTTCTGCATGATCATAAGGAGTGCATCAAAGCACAGAGGAAGGTGATCGACATGGACTTTTTTCTGAAGGAAGTTGGACTAGACAATG ATATCCCTGTGCAGCCGCTAGCATCTCCACATGCATCTAAACTCTTAATGAAGTCAATG TCTTTGACGTACCAGCTAGAGACCCCCGTGAAGAAGCACTTTGAGGTAGACGAGATGTCAGAACTGCTCATGTGTGATCAGGATCCTCAATGTGATAAAATGGGAACTTGTGGAGGAGACTCTTCACCTTCTCTGGGATCTCCTATATCACCAAAGCTATCATATATGAGCTGGAAAGATGTTAGCGATCCATGTTTCACCTTGACTAGTTCACCTGATCGACAAAAGTATTGA